The following proteins come from a genomic window of Yinghuangia sp. ASG 101:
- a CDS encoding IS5 family transposase translates to MSERKPYPSDLSDEQWSLIEPVITAWKDRHRSVSGHQGAYDMREIVNAILYQGRTGCQWAYLPNDLPPKSATYYYFAAWRDDGTDRVVHELLRCQVRERARRLEDPTLVVLDTQSVRVAAGVPAATTGYDPAKKVPGRKRGLAVDVLGLVVAVVVVAANTHDDAAGTALLDQVADHAGGTVRKALVDQGFKNQVVVHGAGLGIDVGIVERVPGHRGFLPQPKRWRVEQTYAVLILHRRLVRDYEHLPASSASRVHWAMTHVMIRRLTGANTPTWREPQAVPA, encoded by the coding sequence GTGAGTGAACGCAAGCCGTATCCCAGTGACTTGTCGGACGAGCAATGGTCGTTGATCGAGCCGGTGATCACCGCGTGGAAGGACCGGCACCGCTCCGTCAGCGGTCATCAAGGCGCCTACGACATGCGGGAGATCGTGAACGCGATCCTCTACCAGGGGCGGACCGGCTGCCAGTGGGCCTACCTCCCGAACGACCTTCCGCCCAAGAGCGCGACGTACTACTACTTCGCGGCCTGGCGCGACGACGGAACCGACCGGGTCGTCCACGAACTCCTGCGCTGCCAGGTCCGGGAACGCGCCCGACGATTAGAGGACCCGACCCTGGTGGTCCTGGACACCCAGAGTGTCCGCGTCGCCGCCGGGGTCCCCGCCGCCACGACCGGCTACGACCCGGCCAAGAAGGTGCCGGGCCGCAAGCGCGGCCTGGCCGTGGACGTCCTCGGCCTGGTCGTCGCCGTGGTCGTCGTCGCGGCGAACACCCACGACGACGCCGCGGGCACCGCCCTGCTGGACCAGGTCGCCGACCACGCCGGGGGCACCGTCCGCAAGGCCCTGGTGGACCAGGGCTTCAAGAACCAGGTCGTCGTGCACGGCGCCGGCCTGGGCATCGATGTCGGGATCGTCGAACGCGTCCCCGGTCACCGGGGGTTCCTGCCGCAGCCGAAGCGGTGGAGGGTCGAGCAGACCTACGCGGTCCTGATACTGCACCGGCGTTTGGTCCGTGACTACGAGCACCTCCCGGCCTCGTCCGCCTCACGCGTCCACTGGGCGATGACCCACGTCATGATCCGCCGCCTCACCGGCGCGAACACCCCCACCTGGCGCGAACCGCAGGCGGTGCCGGCGTGA
- a CDS encoding recombinase family protein gives MAEFFDVGHSRSIPWARRPEAAALLAALADPDRGFDAIVIGSSERAFYGQQFANMAPLFAHYGAAVWLPELGGEVDPSLTAHDELMVLLGILSKREVARARIRARTSMTVQARNQGRYLGGRPPYGYRLVDAGPHPNNADARRGVRLRKLDVDPTTGPVVTWIFAQRLAGHSKARITRALNDAGIPSPTAADPERNMHRANTRWTLTAVRAILANPRYTGRQVWNRQRTDHVLVDPDNTTLGHRDVMRWNDRDEWVISDRPAHPALVSEADFVRAQGIRATARTPGRTYLLAGMLACGPCGRRMESCWSNGKPSYRCRHGFSSATTPDPARPKNAYVREELVLRHLPALHVRLGGSRSTVTPEAALAYLQTRAIRLIYNPTNRTVTADTEGKERVYLG, from the coding sequence GTGGCGGAGTTCTTCGATGTCGGGCACAGCCGGTCGATCCCGTGGGCGCGCCGGCCAGAGGCGGCGGCGTTGCTGGCAGCGCTGGCTGATCCGGATCGGGGCTTCGACGCGATCGTGATCGGGTCGAGCGAACGGGCTTTCTACGGTCAGCAGTTCGCGAACATGGCACCGTTGTTCGCACACTACGGAGCCGCCGTGTGGCTTCCGGAGCTCGGCGGCGAAGTCGATCCGAGTTTGACCGCTCACGATGAACTCATGGTGCTGCTCGGCATCCTGTCCAAGCGCGAGGTGGCACGGGCCCGGATACGTGCACGGACGTCGATGACGGTGCAAGCACGAAACCAGGGACGGTACTTGGGAGGACGGCCGCCGTACGGGTACCGCCTCGTCGACGCCGGCCCCCACCCGAACAACGCCGACGCACGACGCGGGGTCAGGCTCCGGAAGCTCGACGTCGACCCGACCACCGGCCCGGTGGTGACGTGGATCTTCGCGCAGCGGCTCGCCGGGCACAGCAAGGCCCGGATCACGCGGGCGCTCAACGACGCGGGCATCCCGTCTCCGACTGCGGCGGATCCCGAGCGCAACATGCACCGCGCGAACACGCGGTGGACGTTGACGGCGGTGCGGGCGATCCTGGCGAACCCGCGGTACACCGGCCGACAGGTGTGGAACCGGCAACGCACCGACCACGTGCTCGTCGACCCGGACAACACCACTCTGGGGCACCGCGACGTGATGCGTTGGAACGACCGCGACGAGTGGGTGATCTCCGACCGCCCGGCGCACCCGGCGCTGGTGAGCGAAGCAGACTTCGTCCGAGCCCAGGGCATCCGCGCCACCGCGCGGACCCCGGGCCGCACCTATCTGCTCGCGGGCATGCTCGCTTGCGGGCCGTGCGGGCGGCGGATGGAATCGTGCTGGTCCAACGGCAAACCCTCGTACCGCTGTCGGCACGGTTTCTCCAGCGCGACGACTCCGGACCCGGCACGTCCGAAGAACGCGTACGTCCGAGAGGAGTTGGTGCTCCGGCACCTCCCAGCACTGCACGTGCGGCTGGGCGGCAGCCGGAGCACTGTCACGCCGGAGGCGGCACTCGCCTACCTGCAGACTCGGGCGATCAGGCTGATCTACAACCCGACCAATCGGACGGTCACCGCCGACACCGAAGGAAAGGAGCGCGTCTACCTGGGCTGA
- a CDS encoding SpdA protein, whose translation MSTAVTPPMGAVDIARNPRDSAVRAVTLIMGAVVGLTFLFGFGNVWALALRLGVLPWVAPLVAPAVDLSILGLLLAIRRLVLDGADATVIRPARRLLVFSSVMTLALNVAEPLITQHYGKAAFDAVGPLLLIGWAEVGPGLLEVLSQRAVTKELPPPQLDSETRTIKQAVAVHNATGTGDNDTAGAQEDLLALARAADVRHRHVHRRPISAETLRKELRVGAQRSRQLVCQRTWQGPRWRS comes from the coding sequence ATGTCGACCGCCGTCACACCCCCGATGGGCGCTGTCGATATCGCCCGCAATCCCCGGGACTCCGCAGTCCGCGCGGTCACCCTGATCATGGGCGCAGTCGTCGGCCTGACCTTCCTCTTCGGCTTCGGCAACGTCTGGGCACTCGCGCTGCGCCTCGGCGTCCTCCCCTGGGTTGCACCCCTCGTCGCCCCAGCAGTCGATCTTTCAATCTTGGGGCTGCTGCTCGCAATCCGACGGCTTGTTCTGGACGGCGCGGACGCCACCGTGATCCGCCCGGCACGACGGCTCCTCGTGTTCTCCAGCGTGATGACGCTCGCGCTAAATGTCGCCGAACCGCTGATCACCCAGCACTACGGCAAGGCAGCGTTCGACGCCGTCGGGCCCCTTCTGCTTATCGGCTGGGCGGAGGTTGGCCCGGGGCTCCTGGAAGTTCTCAGCCAGCGAGCTGTTACGAAAGAGTTGCCACCTCCGCAGCTTGACAGCGAGACACGAACTATCAAACAGGCAGTTGCCGTGCACAACGCGACAGGCACAGGCGACAACGACACGGCGGGCGCGCAAGAGGATCTGCTAGCCCTGGCACGCGCTGCCGACGTACGACATCGGCACGTGCATCGGCGTCCGATCTCAGCCGAGACTCTCCGTAAAGAACTGCGCGTCGGCGCTCAGCGATCACGACAACTCGTCTGTCAGCGGACGTGGCAAGGTCCCCGTTGGCGGTCGTGA